The genomic region CAGGGCCCAGCCCAGCACCAGTGCGATCGGGAAACCGAGTACCGTCAGCGCCACGACCAGGTTCATGCCCCACTCCGGCACCCCCATCCGCGGCAACAGCATGTCGGCCGCCTCCAGCACGGCAAACGCCGTCGCCGCATACACCACGGCGACACGCACCACCTTGCGGCGCTTGAGTTCGGCGAGCAAGCCGGAGGAAGCACGGGTCACTTCAACGCCTCAAGGTGCCGCGGCAAGTCTGTGGCCTGGTGGAAGCATTCGAGCACGATCAACGCCTCTTCCGAGTCACGCATGACAATGTAGTGACCGCCTTCACGGTAATAAACGAGCTCCTTGGCACCGGGATTCTTGCCCATCAACTGGCCGCATGACC from Wenzhouxiangella sp. XN24 harbors:
- a CDS encoding type II toxin-antitoxin system RelE/ParE family toxin, which produces MKPWRLTRRAESSLVEIFAWTLDRFGERQAIACRDTLIERIDAIAAGQPPHPRSCGQLMGKNPGAKELVYYREGGHYIVMRDSEEALIVLECFHQATDLPRHLEALK